A segment of the archaeon BMS3Bbin15 genome:
ACCTTTTTCCCTTCAGGGCGGTATTCAGTACTCCCCTGAGGATAACAAAACTCTCGAGTTTGTAACCTTTGACCTCTCACCTAGAGTCCCGGGTGACCCTGCACTGGGCCCGACCTCTCCGGAGATGCGAAATCTGAGTCTGAAATACGGCAAAAATATAGAGGACCCGATGGATTTAATAATGATGGAGATAAGGACAGCTATTGAGCAGCAGAGACTACCTGAGATTGTTACCTGATGGTATTTGTGTATTTAAAATATTATATGAGGTATGAGCCATGAGCGACACGGATAAAATCCTTGATATTTATAGAGGATATGATAGAGAAAAGCTTGCCATAGCAACAATAGGTAGTCACTCTGCTCTTCAGATTTTGAATGGGGCTAAGGCTGAAGGATTTAAGAGTATAGTTCTCTGTAAACCAGAGAGAGTGGAAACATACAGGCGCTTCGGTGTGGCTGATAAAATTATAACATTAAATAGCTATGACGAAATCCTCGAAGGAGGAAGAGTCTATGAAAAACTCATAGCCGAGAATGCTATAATTGTCCCTCATGGCTCATTTATTTCTAATGTTGGCACAGATAAGGTTGAAAAAAGGCTTACTTTGCCTATTTTAGGTAATAGGAATATACTTCGCTGGGATAGCGATAGAACTCTTGAAAGGAATTGGCTTCTTAAAGCAGGAATAAAGATGCCCAAAGAAACAAAGGACCCGAAGGACATTGACCGGCTGAGTATAGTCAAGTTCCCCGGAGCAAGGGGAGGAAGAGGATATTTCCTTGTGGCAAACTATGAAGATTTTGTCAGAAAGACAGCATATCAGATTGATAGGGGAAGAATAACCGGGGATGATATCAGAGAGGCAACAATACAGGAGTATATACCAGGCGTTAGTATGTATCTGAGTTATTTCTACTCTCCACTTAAAAAAGAAGTTGAGCTATTTGGCATAGACCAGCGTCTGGAAGCCAATATAGATGGCCTGACAAGAATACCTGCTCTTGACCAGACAAATTCCTATATAGAACCCAGCTATGTTGTGGTTGGAAATGTTCCCATTGTTGTGAGAGAGTCTTTAATACCAAGAATTTTTGAAATGGGTGATTCACTTGTTAAAGTTTCAAAAAAGCTGGCTCCCCCAGGGATGATGGGACCCTTCTGTCTTGAGACTATGGTTACACATGACTTAGAATTTATTGCCTTTGAAATATCTGCAAGAATTGTTGCTGGTACAAATCCTTTCATAGGTGGTTCGCCATATAGCTACCTTACCCATGGTCATGGGATGAGTATAGGGCGGAGAATTGCAAGAGAGCTGAAGCTTGCCCTGGAAGAAGATAATGAAGAGGTCTTAATTACGTGATATTATGGAACTAAAGGATTTCTTCAGATTTTCAATTATGGTAAGAAGAAAACTTATATATTTTGTTTTACTTTTTGTTGTATTATTCTTAGGTTTTTTTCAGGTTTCAGGATTTATAATAGAGAAGATAAGACAGGATTTCCTACCACATAGTGCAAAACTCATAGCAACAGGCATGATGGAAACAATAATGGTGGAAATTCAGATTGCAGCTATATTATCCCTGGTTGTTCTTGGTCCGGCTTCTGCTCTTTTCTACTTTAGAAAGAGAATTTCAAAAAATACGATTATCTGGTTTGTTTCTTCAATTATACTTTTTATAATTGGTTTCTCTTTCACATATTTCTTTTTTCTTCCCACTACCATTAATGTTTTAACTCTTTTGACTATTGATGCAAGTGTTTCTCCATACTACTCTATCAATAAGTTTATATTTTTCACATTTTTTACCATTATAATTTTCTGCCTTATTTTTCAGATGCCACTGCTTATAATCTGGCTTGTTCTGAGAGGTATTATAGATATAGAGACGCTAAAACAGAAAAGAAGGCATTTCTACGTTGCTATCTTTGTTATTGCGGCGGTAGTTACAGGCCCAACAGCTCTGACCCAGATTCTCCTTGCTGTGCCTTTAATATTTCTTTATGAGCTCAGCATATTTGTTTCAGGTTATTTACTGAAACTCAGGAAATGAAGCTGCCAGTTCCCTCTTTTGAGGGAGTCCTGGATTTCTTCAAGCTTCTTAGAATCCAGGCCGTATTTCTTTATAAGGTCATTTTCTGACTTTATCAGTATGCTCATCAGTTCATCTACTCGAAATTTGATTTTCATAAAATCCCCATTCCACTTTTTCAAATATTATTATAAAATATATAGTTTATAACAAACACAAATATATATGATAAATTTGGTAATCATATACAATTTCAGTGAAAGTTACTGATAAAATAAAAATATCAATAATTCAAATTTCTGGTGAACACGTGTGTAACAAAACCCGCATTATATTCAATATGCCAAAAAAGTTTTATTATATTACTTCAATCTTCTTCTATGATTATATGTATAGCTCATAAAAAGGATCTTGATGGGCTGGGTTCCCATGCCATAGTCAGAAGATATGCAAAAAAGGAAAATTTGGATATTGAGCATCACTTCGTAAGTTACGATGACCTGGGTGAGGTTTTCAGACAGATTGAAGGGTCGGAAGGAAACTTGATAGTGGTGGCAGACCTTGGCTACAACTCGAAAATTCCACTGGAAACTGTGAAATCTCTCTGCGTAAATAACAGATTCATATGGATAGACCACCATGACTGGAGTTCAGGCAGGAGGCTTCTTGGGGCAGGTTTCAAGTTTATTCATAGCAATAAGCTATGTGCGGCTGAACTTGCATGGAATTACTTTCTGCCTGAAGATAAGGTTGCGGAGAGGATAGCAAGGCTTGCCCATATTCATGACTTTCGTGATGAAGATGAACTGGCATGGAAGCTTTATGATGTAATTTCCAGCGGGTATGATAAGCTAAAGTTTGTTGATTTTCTTGCAAGGGGCATAACCTGGAATGATGTATTTCAGGAGGTCTATGAAAATTATCAGAAGGTTAAGGAGAAGGGTTATGATTATCTTGAGAAGCACATGGTTTGGGTTAAAGTGGGTAAGTACTCCTGTATTATAGCTATTTCAAAGAAATATCTGAGCTCAACTCTTGCCAGCCTTTATCTTCAGGAGAAGGGCAGCGACTTTGTAGTAGTGCTTTATCCTGATGGGAAGATGAGCTTCAGAAGGAATAATCCCGAGGTGAATCTTGCAAAAATGGCAGAGCTCTTCAATGGTGGGGGAAGGGCTGTGGCAGCAGGAGGCAGGCTGGATAAGGAGGTCAATGAGGAAAACTTTAAGATAGTTACTGAGGAGATTGTAGATATAATAAGTAGAAAGATTCAAGAAATTGCACCTGTTCAGGAATGAATTTATCGTGGTGTGAATAAAAATAAGCTGTTAAATTTACTGTTACATAATCTAAAAAGGTGATAAGATGAAGTATGATATAAAGGATATGGGTCTTGCTGAGAAGGGCAAGCTGAGAATAGAATGGGCAAATATGAATATGCCTGTGCTGAATCTTATAAAGGAGAGGTTCAGAAAGGAGAGGTCTCTCGAGGGTATAAAAATATCGGCATGTCTTCATGTAACTACTGAGACTGCAAACCTTATGATAACTTTGAAGGAGGCAGGTGCGGATGTTGTTCTCTGCGCTTCCAATCCGCTGAGCACTCAGGATGATGTAGCGGCAAGTCTGGTGAAAGACTATGAAATACCTGTCTTTGCAATAAAGGGAGAGGACAATAAAACCTATTATGAGCATGTAAATGCTGCTCTTGACCACATGCCACATATAACTCTGGATGATGGTGGGGACCTTGTCTCAACAATCCATTCCAGCAGGAAGGAGGTTCTTGAGAATATAATTGCAGGAACAGAGGAAACAACAACAGGTGTTATAAGATTCAAAAGTATGGAGGCCGAGGATGTGCTGAAATATCCTGTGATTGCAGTTAATGATGCAAAGACAAAGCATTTCTTTGATAATCGATATGGTACAGGGCAGAGCACTCTGGATGGTATCATGAGGGCGACAAATATCCTTCTGGCAGGAAAGACCTTTGTGGTGTGTGGATATGGCTGGTGCGGAAGAGGTCTTGCCATGCGCGCAAAGGGTATGGGAAGCAATATTGTGGTCATTGAGGTTGACCCGCTGAAGGCACTTGAAGCTGTTATGGACGGTTACAGAGTTATGCCAATAGGCGAGGCAGCAAAGATTGGGGACATATTTGTGACTGTCACAGGTGACCTTAATGTGATAAGGAGGGAGGATATCGCAAGGATGAAGAGTGGTGCGATTCTTGCGAATTCAGGGCACTTCAATGTTGAGATAGATATAGAGGGTCTTGAGAAAATTTCGGTGAATAAGAGAAGAATCAGGGAATATGTGGATGAATATACTCTTGAGGATGGAAAAAAGATTTTCCTTCTGGGTGAAGGAAGGCTCATAAATCTTGCTGCTGCTGAAGGCCACCCTGCAAGTGTTATGGATATGAGTTTTGCCAATCAGGCTTTCTGCTCAGAGTATATAGTT
Coding sequences within it:
- the tatC2 gene encoding sec-independent protein translocase protein TatCy; the encoded protein is MELKDFFRFSIMVRRKLIYFVLLFVVLFLGFFQVSGFIIEKIRQDFLPHSAKLIATGMMETIMVEIQIAAILSLVVLGPASALFYFRKRISKNTIIWFVSSIILFIIGFSFTYFFFLPTTINVLTLLTIDASVSPYYSINKFIFFTFFTIIIFCLIFQMPLLIIWLVLRGIIDIETLKQKRRHFYVAIFVIAAVVTGPTALTQILLAVPLIFLYELSIFVSGYLLKLRK
- a CDS encoding DHH family protein — encoded protein: MIICIAHKKDLDGLGSHAIVRRYAKKENLDIEHHFVSYDDLGEVFRQIEGSEGNLIVVADLGYNSKIPLETVKSLCVNNRFIWIDHHDWSSGRRLLGAGFKFIHSNKLCAAELAWNYFLPEDKVAERIARLAHIHDFRDEDELAWKLYDVISSGYDKLKFVDFLARGITWNDVFQEVYENYQKVKEKGYDYLEKHMVWVKVGKYSCIIAISKKYLSSTLASLYLQEKGSDFVVVLYPDGKMSFRRNNPEVNLAKMAELFNGGGRAVAAGGRLDKEVNEENFKIVTEEIVDIISRKIQEIAPVQE
- the ahcY gene encoding adenosylhomocysteinase, with product MKYDIKDMGLAEKGKLRIEWANMNMPVLNLIKERFRKERSLEGIKISACLHVTTETANLMITLKEAGADVVLCASNPLSTQDDVAASLVKDYEIPVFAIKGEDNKTYYEHVNAALDHMPHITLDDGGDLVSTIHSSRKEVLENIIAGTEETTTGVIRFKSMEAEDVLKYPVIAVNDAKTKHFFDNRYGTGQSTLDGIMRATNILLAGKTFVVCGYGWCGRGLAMRAKGMGSNIVVIEVDPLKALEAVMDGYRVMPIGEAAKIGDIFVTVTGDLNVIRREDIARMKSGAILANSGHFNVEIDIEGLEKISVNKRRIREYVDEYTLEDGKKIFLLGEGRLINLAAAEGHPASVMDMSFANQAFCSEYIVKEGKKLENIVYSVPEDIDKEVARLKLSSMDIKIDELTEEQKKYLSSWEIGT